In bacterium, the genomic window GTGACTTTCAGGCTTATTTTCAATAATTGTATTCCCCTTGCCTTTGATCGTATGTGCTATAACCATTGCAGGTTTATTTTCTACTGCAATTGCCTTATTAATCGTAGTATAAATCTCGTTCCAGTCATGACCATCCATCTCAAAAACTTTCCAGCCAAAACTCTGCCACTTATCCGTTAAAGGTTCCAATGAAAGGATATCATCTGTGAAACCATCAATCTGTAACTTGTTGTAATCACAAATAACCACGAGATTATCTAATTTGTTATGTGCTGCAAACATAGCTGCTTCCCAGATTTGTCCTTCATTACTTTCTCCATCCCCAATAATGCAGAAGGTTCTATATGATTTATTATCCAGCTTTCCTGCTAAAGCGATTCCGCAGGCACATGAGAGCCCCTGTCCAAGGGAGCCTGCTGACATATCAATACCTGGGGTAAGGATCTGATCCATATGAGAAGGCAATCTTGTTCCATTTGCATTCAGAGTAGGCAGCCAACTCTTTGGGAAAAATCCCTTATATGCCAGAGCTGTATATATAACTGGACCAGCATGCCCTTTGGAAAGAACAAGACGATCACGTCCATGCCAGCGAGGATTTTTTGAGTCAATATTCATTATTCGGTAGTATAGTGTAATGATTATTTCTACCAGGCTCAACGCCCCTCCCAGATGTCCTGAACCTGCCCGGCATATCATGTCTGTAATTACATAACGAAACTCCTTTGCCAATTGATCAAACCTATGCTCATTAAATTTCTTACTCATGAATAATATCTCTTCTTTATAAACTGATGGCTGCTTGAATTAATTGCCAGAATCCCAGCACCTATTGCTCCTGTATATTCTCCGCTTTTTGAGAAAATAATCTCTAGATTAACGCGCGCTTCTTCTACTGCATAAGCCCTTATTTTTCGCTCAATAAGAATCCTGACTTTGTTTTCAAAATCATTTAATATCCCACTTATTATTACTTTCTCAGGATTGAAAATATTTACTAAGTTTGCAATTAATATACCTGTGTTCTTTGCCAGTTTCTCAAAGAGAGACAGAACAAACTTATTTCCTTTTTTTGCTTCATATATTACGTCATTAAGAGTAATCTTATCTTTTTTCGCAATAATTTCTTTTGAGAGTTCTGTGCCGGAATTTTTTTTAATTGCCTGTCTTACTTCATTTAGTATTGACTTACCACTATTCCATGCCTCTATACATCCCTTTGCGCCACATTCGCACTGAGTGGCATTATTGAAAAGAATAGTATGTCCTACTAATCCCGCTGCATTACTTATTCCCCTGTATATCTTGTCATCTATTACAATTCCAAGAACTATCCCATAACGAACAAGGAGAAATAAAAAGTTCTTTGACTCTTTTCCTGCACCTATATATTGTTCTGCAACAAGAGGTGTTCTTCCATTCGTATCGATGGATATTGGAATAGGAAATTCATTTTCTAATGTTTCTTTTATTGAAGTCTGGAGTAGATATCCTCTATTAAGATGTGAATGGATGTTATTCCTTATGTTAACCAAAAGAGGAAATCCAATACCTATCCCAATTATATACTTCATTTTAATTCTATTTTCCTCTATCAATCTCTTGATTAACTTAACAAGATTTGATGTAATCTTATTTATATCCTTGATATTCTCGATAGGCATTTTTTCTACTACAATAGGATTCATAGCAAAATCTACAATTGACACTCTGATATTTATCTGAGCTTCCATGTCTATCCCGATTGCATAAGCAATTTGGGGAATGACGCTTAAAGCTATGGGCTTACGCCCTCCTGTGCTTTCGCTTTGTCCAATTTCTTGGATAATTTTATGTTTAATTAAATCATCTACGAAATTAGTGATAGTAGCTGGAGAAAGGTGCAACTCTTTCCCAATATTCTGACGTGATATACCCAGATTTGCTCTGATAAAATCAATTACTCGAAGTTTGTAATATTCTTGTTTTTTTATCTTTTTATCCATGTCAATTAAATTATACAAACATACAATCAATTGTCAAGACTTTTTTTATTTCTGAAGTAAGTTTGTTTAATTTAATGCTGCAATTTATTTTTTATTCAGAATTAAATATTATCTCTAGCACCGATTTTAAATTAATTTGCATTATGCTAATTTTGCGTTTTAAAAAATAGACAAAATTAACATTAGCTAGCTGTATTCTTTATATTTAAAATAATAAAAACAAAAAATTCAAAGAAAAGAAATAAGATTTTTTTGGATAAGAGAACAAGATTAACAATTAACAGCAGCAGTATCGAGTTTAATTCGAATAAGGTGCCTTATGCGAAGTTGCCGACATTAAACCTGCTTGTTTTCCTTGTTCTTTTTATAAAAAACTTCAGAGAGACAATGGAAAATAGCAGTAGCATTCACAACTAAATCCTTTCTGTTTTAAATTTACCTCCAATTTAAGAAATCCATGGTGAAATTTCAGATGTGCTTGACATATCTTTCACTGTATAGTATGCTTTCAACAAATGTTGAAAGCTAATATAATAGAGAAGCTAATAGGATGAAAGTCAAGGAGATAAGACAGCAAATCTTGAAAGACGTATATTCTTTATTGCTTTCACTTAAGATTAGTAAGATAGAACTAGATAAGAGAATTTCTAGCCAGAGATTTGATTTAGCGTTTAAGATAAAAATACAGAACCGGCAAGAATGGCTTTTGCTTTGTGAAATCAAGGAGCTCTTACAGCCACGTATGGCTCGTGAAATATCCGCCCGATTTAAAGAAAAGATTGCAAATTTAAATAAAGTTTATCCTGTTTTGATAACTGCTTTTCTGGGAGAAAGAACAAGGGAAATTCTTAAAAAAGAAGGCATAGGCTATCTAGATTTAGCGGGTAATTGTTTTTTAGAATTCAATAATGTTTATATAGAAAAAATTGTGGAGAAGAATCCTTTTGTTGGTAAAAGAAAATTAAAAACAATATTTAAACCAGTATCAAGCCGTATTTTGAGGGTATTACTTGATGAGCCTAAAAAAAACTGGAGGATATTGGAATTATCAAAAATTGCAGAAGTGAGTCTTGGCCAGACCTCTAATGTTTGTCGTTGGCTTTTAGATGAGGAGTACCTTAAGAAAGACAAGGGCTTTTATTCTTTAACTGAGCCAGGTAAGCTTTTGGATGAATGGTGTCAAAATTATACTTATACCCAAAACAAGATGTTTGCTTACTATTCCTTTGAACAGAATCTTGAAAAGTTAATTAAAAAAGTTCTACAAATTGGTAAAGATAAAAGTTTAGAATATACTTTGACACTTTTATCCGGTACTTCTCTGGTTGCTCCGTTTATCAGGGGTATATCCAGTTTACAGATGTATATTGCTGACAGTGAGGCTCTTTCTAAATGGGTGCGTTTACTTGATCTTCGGCCAGTGGAATCAGGAAGTAACATTTCTATGTATATCCCTTATGATGAAGGTGTGTTTTATAAGACACAAAAAGTAAATGGTATTAAGATAGTAAGTAACGTCCAATTGTATCTTGATCTCTATAATTATCCTGCACGAGGCAGAGAACAGGCTGAATTTTTAAGGAGAACAAAAATAAAGTTTTGATGAAATATGGTTAAGAGATTAATTACTGATTTAGATACGCGACTCGTAGAGGCATCAAAATCTATACTCTTAGAGATAATGACTATATTAGGTGCCTATAGAAGCTCACTTGTTTTGGTGGGTGGATGGGCGCCTTACTTTATTATAGAGAGTTTTAAATCTTCTGATGATGATTTCATTCATGCAGGTTCTCTAGATATTGATATTGCTGTTAATCCCAAGAAGATTTCTGAAGTTGAATATAAGTCAATACTTAAACTTATAGAAGAACGAAATTATACCCATTCTTTTGACAAAGAAGGCAGAGCTATACCTTATGCTTTTGAGAAAAATATTTCAATTCCAGGGTATAAAGATAAGCAGCCGATAGAGATTGATTTTTTGGGGCCTGAATATGGTGGCAGAGGAAAGCGAAGGCGTCATCAAATAGTCCAATCAGAGTTGTTTATAAGAAAAGCCAGAGGTATAGATATTGTTTTTGAACACTCTTTTATGTATAGGTTAAAAGGGAAGTTACCCAAAGGAGCATGTAACGAAATAGAGATCCAGATAGCTGATTTAGTTTCCGCATTAACTATGAAAGGCATAGTCCTTGGTGCGCGCTACAGCGAGAAGGATGCGTACGATATTTATTCCCTAATTTCCCATTACAAAGATGGCTTTAGTTCAGCAGCAGAAACGATAAAACCTTACCAAAAAGATAAACTTGTGAATGAAGGGATAGAAAGCATTAGGCAGAAGTTTAAGACAAAAGATTCTATTGGCCCACAGTGGGTGGCGGATTTTCTAGTTAGTGGCAGAGAGTTCTCGAGCGAAGAAAGACAACGCTTAGTAACAGATTCTTATATGCAGGTTAATGAATTTTTAATACTGTTGTCAAAATGATTTAGATGCTTTTGCTTAAATAAAATAGTCGGATAGGGACGCTAACTTTTTACTGATGATTCCAAAACCACATGCAATAATCATCAACTAATTGCTTATTCCTGCCATGTTCTTTAACTTTAGTTTCTGCTAAAGGGACCTCAAACCTACGTCTTTCCTGTTTACCTCTTATGAATATACCATAGGTTTCAGGCAGAGGTGACTTGGCAAGGGCTATAAAGCCAGTTACCTTAATTCTATAATAGGTGTCTTCCAGAGGGCCGGTTTCTACAGAATACACAACCTCAAAAGGGAATGATAAGTTGCTAATTAAATATCTGTAGTATATTGCTAAAGTTTCTTTTGAGACAGTAGGAAGTTTTTCATTTTCTGAAATATTTAAAATCCGGCGAACCCTGTTTTCACCATCTTTTATGGACATTCCTGCCTCTTTTGCGTAATTTCCACCTTGACATGTTGGATTCTATACAAAATAGGTGGTTTTGTTAAATCACATGTCAAGCGCATTTAGAAATGTCCGGGTTTTGAAAAAATTAGTAGTGGTAAATTTTTATTTTTGTTTCCCTACTTTAAGTTGTTTTTGCGTTCTGGGAAATCCGATATTCACATGTTGAAAGCCGACACCTTCTGTAAGCCTCTTTTCAAAGCTCATCTCGTTTCTTATTTTTCCCAACCCTTACCCTCATTTATTTTCCAGTTCCCGAATTATATATCTTATCTTCTTTTGAACTTTTTTATAATCAACCTTTCCCCAAGCTTCTAAGATTGGAATATATTTAGGATTATTTGTTGCTTTTACTTTATCCAACAATAAAAAAATCAATTGACGGTTGCGATCCTTCAGGTAGGTCATATCATAATCATCTATACCACTTTCAAGTAACTTATTAAATCCTGCTAAAAGTTCATCAGAATACGCATCCATTTCAATTGCCCATCCCTTGTCAGTATATACAAGCAAAGGCAGGCGATAATCATATTTGATGGCCAGATAGTCATTCAATATTAGCCAATCAATTTTAGCAGTAATTTTATCTAATGCAAGAGCTTTGAAATAGCCGTAAGCAGCTGATGTATGTAGTTTAAGTTCGATAACTTTTTTATCTTTCGATCCTTTTAAGATTTTAGCAAGCAGAGACCGGCCACCTTGCATAATTATTTCATCCGCTCCTCTTAAAATACATTTAATTTCTTCAAACGGAAGCGCAGAAATCCCTTTTGTATCGAAATAAACAGGAACTCTGTGGACTTTTCTACCCATGTCTTTTCAAAATTCCTATTCCATTTTGATGGGAGGGAACTTTATCTATGTCTGGCATATTCATCGATAAGAGATTTTAAATCGGCTGACATTTGACCATGGGATTCAGGTAAATACTCTAATATTATATTCCCGTTCCATTTATTTTTAATAAGATAATCAACTACTTCTCTGCAAAAGCTATCAATCGGTAAGTGGTGGATGGTATCCCCTTTAGCTGAAAGATGGATATTTACAATATTGTCTTTATAATTTTTAAGCAAACTCCATATCCTTTTATTGTCCTTTATATGTGCAAGGTCAAGAGTCATAGGTAAATTAAACTCAACTATTTCATCGGGAGTAAACACTCTTCTTTTTCCAGAAAAAGTTTCAATACTAAAGATAATACTGTTCTTATACAAAACAGTGAAATACTCTAAGTTTTTAAGTGCCTTTTTCTGTATATCTTGATTTTTATTTGTATTATTGGGATGCAAAGTTATAGTCTTTACGCCAAGTATTCTTGCAAAATCAGCTATTTCCTTTCCCCATATTTTAAATCTTTCATCTGTAATAGGAGCTTGGACCGCGTGTATGCCCAAAACTTCTATGCCTAAATTCTTAATTTTTTCCGCTATCTCTTTCAAATATGCCCTAATAGGTTCATAGATATCCCAATAATAAGGCAAAGCTATTTCCACAGGTACATTTAGATTAGAAAACCTTTCTTCTATTTGTTCAATTTTATCAAATGACTGTCTAATTCCAAACTTAATCATTTAATCTCTTTCAGGATTTTTAACTTATCCCATTCTATATGCTTAAAATACGCTTTCTTATGTTCTCGAGAAGGAATATAAGAGAAAAAATTATCTGAATAATTATTTACGGTGAAATAAGTTTCTCCTGTAAGGTAATCTAAAACTTCTTCCAAATTTTGGGCAAGAAAAGAAACTTTACTGTTAATTAACGCTTTTACCATTTTTATAAAATCCCTAACATAAGCATAGTTGGTTACCCTTAAAGAATACTTCCAAGAATTATTGGATGAAGGTGGATAGAGATGAATGCCGTGTCTATGCCAGCTAAAAACAATTTCAAAAGGGTGCGAACCCATCCACTTGCTACTCTCGTACCAGTTCAAAAAGGCTTTTTTACTGTTCCTGTTCTTAATGGCAAGCATTCCTCCATCTCTTCTATCCGCCCATCTCCTATACATTCCCAAGGGTTTAAGACTTGAGGCTTCCTTACCAAAAGATGCTTTATAACATATGCTGGCTGTATTTAGATAATCACTTAAAGAACAACCTCCTGTCTTAATATTTTTCTGTAAATGGCACCCATAATCTTTCATTATTTTTGCTTTTTCTTTTTGAGAAATTATCCTATCCAATATATACTTACCTTTAATTTTTCCTGTACGAAAATCGTATGGAACCGTCTTTTTTACAATCTCTCCCTTTGTCTGTTTTATAAATTGCATAAATCTAATTGCTTCCTGAAATATCTTTTTAAATACTTTCTCTGTTTCTTTATTTCCTTTTTTAATATGTAAACTGCCCAGCTGGAAAAAATAGCAAAAGAAATCTTTTTCATATTTGGCAACACTAAAAGGGGTGCTTATCTCTTTCCCTTTTCTTTTTAAAGGTAAATAAAATTGTTCCCAGCGTTTCTCGTATTTATCTTTATAAGAAAAACAAACTCTGTTTGTTAAATCCTTTACTAAATTATATATCTCAAGATTCTCAATTATGCGAGAATTAGAAAGACGATCTAAACGATCTTCCACCTCACGAAAATTGATTTTAGGATTAATTTTGGATGTTTGTCTTCTGAATTTCATAAGAATTATATCTTTGAGTTTCTCTCTTTTCTTTTACTGCTTCTATAATATAATTTGTAATAGCTTCATTATACATAGATTTTTCAGTCTTTGTTCCTTTTATTGACTTACTCATAATTAACCTCCTCTTTTACTGCATGATATTTTACTTATGTTATAATTACTTAGCAACTGTTTTCCCCAATTTTCTTTTTTGGCAAATTTCTCTTTTGACTGGTGTTCTTCGCTGAGCTATTTTGCCAATTTTCCTCTGCAAAGTTCCCATCGGGCAAACCATACACCATGCACGCTGTTTCATTGGAATGCCTAAGACAATAGCAATTATAGTTGTTACTAAACACATTGTTACAAAAACTGCGCCTATGGCAATCAGATTACCGCCTGTTTGAATAATACGAAAAGACATCATTAAGAAACATAAAATAACGAATTTTTAGCCATATGGATATGATTTTTAGCCATTTGGGGGATTGGAAAATATACTTTAAATGTAATACAAAAATAGATGACAAAAATAAACAAAGAAAAGCTCACTACACTAAGACTTTATAGTCAGCAATGGCAAGACGTAGCAGAAATTGCTAATAAAAAGGAAACATCTGTAAGCCAGCAGATACGGGAAGCAGTGGAAGAGCAAAATCACCTAAATGGGGGATATTTTTTCACCCATTTGGGGGATTGAAAAATTCTGCTTTAAGTGTAATACAAAAACAGATGACAAAAATGACACAGAAAATTTTTATTAAAAAGATATTAGCTTAAATATGGAAAGGCTATTAACCACTAAACAATTAGCTGAGGTTTTACAAGTAGCACCTTCAACAGTCTATTTCTGGGTGCATAGTGGTTTTGTTCCATATATAAAACTAGGCAAATGTGTAAGATTTAATGAAAAAGCAGTATCCAAGTGGATTGAGAACAGGGGTAAAAAGGGAAGATTAACATATAAAATTGAGGTATAGTCCGAAGTAAGTATTTGACACCACTTATCACAACCTATTGCTATTCAATGCAGTTATATCAACATACTATTGATTTGTGCCCATTTTGTGCCCAAAGAGTGCCTAAAAAGCAAAAAAGCTAAGTAATATTTAGAAGAAGATTTGTATATCTAAAGAGAAACATATTCTCCTAAGAAACTTGACACCTGCATTATATAGTCATACAATTATTGCTCTGGTAACAAAGTTTGTTGTATGAAAACCACAAAATACGAGGTTCGTATATCAGTTGTTATGAGGCATAAAATATTGCAAAGGTTGTGTGAAAAAAGGGGGAGATATGGAGAATTATAGATTTGGTGTTATTTTTTGTGCTAAATGCGGCAGCCTTTTGGTTGATAGTGGATTCACTAGCCCTACCTCCTTAAAGTGTTATGAATGCGAAAATGTTGATGATTTCAAAGTAGGTAAGGTTCTTATGGATAGTCCTGATTCTAAGATTGAAGACCTGCTTAACCAAGCAGTTAGAGATGCACACATTGAAAAGCTACGAAGTAAGTTTGGGAAAAGAGATAAATTTACTAAGGGATAGAGGGATTTTAAGTTAAAAAAATAAGTAATTGATTTAAAGTGTCCTTATAATACCCGAAATGATGAAATATATTAAAATTATCAGCACGCTATTCGCTATCGTAGTAATCATGTTTTTTTTACACTGCACTATCAGTAATAAAGAAAATTTATATGCCTCCATAGGCGGAACTCTTTTAGGTTTTTTAGGCGCTTTTGTAATATACCAAATTAGCGTTATGATTGATGAAAAACATAAGAAAGAATCAAAAGAAAGAAATACAAAGTATATATACCAACTTTATAAAATGGAATTAGAGATAAATAAACATCATATAAACGATTTGATCAATAAAAAGTGGATACCTTTCTATAAATTAAAAACTATAACCAGAGATAAATTGTGGGGTGAGTTAGCTGATTATTGCAAAGATTTAAATTTAATGAAAAAACTCCAAGTTGCATATGGAGAATTTGAATTAATAAATAATAAATTTGATATTATGAATTCTGTAAGAATACATCAAAAAAGCACAGTAAATGAGAAGGAAAGGACGGAATTGAGTAAAGAACTCAA contains:
- a CDS encoding transketolase, with translation MSKKFNEHRFDQLAKEFRYVITDMICRAGSGHLGGALSLVEIIITLYYRIMNIDSKNPRWHGRDRLVLSKGHAGPVIYTALAYKGFFPKSWLPTLNANGTRLPSHMDQILTPGIDMSAGSLGQGLSCACGIALAGKLDNKSYRTFCIIGDGESNEGQIWEAAMFAAHNKLDNLVVICDYNKLQIDGFTDDILSLEPLTDKWQSFGWKVFEMDGHDWNEIYTTINKAIAVENKPAMVIAHTIKGKGNTIIENKPESHNIKVPDEEAYKKYMNALVDKNIKLPY
- a CDS encoding ROK family protein; the protein is MDKKIKKQEYYKLRVIDFIRANLGISRQNIGKELHLSPATITNFVDDLIKHKIIQEIGQSESTGGRKPIALSVIPQIAYAIGIDMEAQINIRVSIVDFAMNPIVVEKMPIENIKDINKITSNLVKLIKRLIEENRIKMKYIIGIGIGFPLLVNIRNNIHSHLNRGYLLQTSIKETLENEFPIPISIDTNGRTPLVAEQYIGAGKESKNFLFLLVRYGIVLGIVIDDKIYRGISNAAGLVGHTILFNNATQCECGAKGCIEAWNSGKSILNEVRQAIKKNSGTELSKEIIAKKDKITLNDVIYEAKKGNKFVLSLFEKLAKNTGILIANLVNIFNPEKVIISGILNDFENKVRILIERKIRAYAVEEARVNLEIIFSKSGEYTGAIGAGILAINSSSHQFIKKRYYS
- a CDS encoding calcium-binding protein, encoding MSIKDGENRVRRILNISENEKLPTVSKETLAIYYRYLISNLSFPFEVVYSVETGPLEDTYYRIKVTGFIALAKSPLPETYGIFIRGKQERRRFEVPLAETKVKEHGRNKQLVDDYCMWFWNHQ
- a CDS encoding RQC domain protein codes for the protein MGRKVHRVPVYFDTKGISALPFEEIKCILRGADEIIMQGGRSLLAKILKGSKDKKVIELKLHTSAAYGYFKALALDKITAKIDWLILNDYLAIKYDYRLPLLVYTDKGWAIEMDAYSDELLAGFNKLLESGIDDYDMTYLKDRNRQLIFLLLDKVKATNNPKYIPILEAWGKVDYKKVQKKIRYIIRELENK
- a CDS encoding sugar phosphate isomerase/epimerase, with the translated sequence MIKFGIRQSFDKIEQIEERFSNLNVPVEIALPYYWDIYEPIRAYLKEIAEKIKNLGIEVLGIHAVQAPITDERFKIWGKEIADFARILGVKTITLHPNNTNKNQDIQKKALKNLEYFTVLYKNSIIFSIETFSGKRRVFTPDEIVEFNLPMTLDLAHIKDNKRIWSLLKNYKDNIVNIHLSAKGDTIHHLPIDSFCREVVDYLIKNKWNGNIILEYLPESHGQMSADLKSLIDEYARHR
- a CDS encoding 4Fe-4S binding protein, with the translated sequence MMSFRIIQTGGNLIAIGAVFVTMCLVTTIIAIVLGIPMKQRAWCMVCPMGTLQRKIGKIAQRRTPVKREICQKRKLGKTVAK
- a CDS encoding helix-turn-helix domain-containing protein, producing MERLLTTKQLAEVLQVAPSTVYFWVHSGFVPYIKLGKCVRFNEKAVSKWIENRGKKGRLTYKIEV